GCTGACCACGGGGTCGATCTCGACGATGTAGCCGAAGGTGTTGGGCTCGTTGCGAAAGTCCTGCGCGGCGGTGGCCCCCGGTGCCGATACGTCCCAGCGGCCGAAGCGGTCGTCGGTCGCGGCGGTGGCGGTGTGGGACCAGCCCTGCGAGCCAGCCGTGGCACCCGCATGGGGCGCGCGCATCACGCCATAACGCTGGCGCGAGGCCTTGGTCTTCGCATCCACGTCGACCGAACCACCGGGCATGAAGAAATAGGCAGCCCAGTTTTCTTCGCACGCGAGGTAGGTGCCCCAGGGCGTTTTGCCATGGCCGCAGTTGTTGAGCGTGCCGCGCGAGGTGGCGCCGCTGGTGTCGTGTGCCGTCACCATGAAGCTGTGGATGTCGCCGAGGTGGGCGGCCGGGCCGGCGATGCGCATGGGCGACTGGCCGGTGACGCGGCGGTTGTAGATGGAGTCGAGCTTGTACTCCCATTGGCCCGCGCCGTTCTTGCCGACCTCGGCCACCGACACGCCGTGGTGGTTGATTTCCTTGAGCACTTCGAGTTCGGGGCGCAGCCCCAAGTCCCAGCTGTCGAACTGGCTGAATTTCTTGCCCGAGACGCCGCCCGAGGTCTGTCCATTGGCGTGGAAGAAATGCGCGTCGGCCGAACTCTCGTGGTTCATCACCAGCAAGGCCCGAGGGGTTTCGGTCGGCGAGTAGTTGCCAGCGCCGTCGACGTAGAACAGGTCCATGCCGTCGTGGTGATCGCCCACGCGCATGGTCCATTCGTCGGCCTCGGCGCCGGTGTTGCTGTAGGCCGCAATGCTGGAGACGAGGCGGTCGCCGGTGGCATGCACCACGCGGTAGGTGTAGCCGGCGGGCAGGACCACGTCGTCCAGCAGGCTCTTGTCGATGGCGGCGAAGCCCAGCGCCTTCTCGGCCGGTGTGCCCGGCACGGGTGGGGGCGTTGCGTTGCTGCCACCACCGCCACCGCATGCCGCCAGGAACGGAATGGAGGACAGCGCGGCAAGACCGACGCCACCGCGGATCAGGTTGCGGCGCGAGAGCCTGGCGCGGTCGAGCACCTCGTTGAAATGTTCGTTGGCGGAGTCGTTGAGGTTTTCTTCGGGATCGTGGTGAGACATGGTGGCTCCGGGAAGTTGAACAAAAAGCCTGCGCAGTCTCTCGTGGGCAGATGACCTGCGCGTGACCTGCGCAATGGCCGAGCAACGCGCTTCGGTACACGCGTTTTCATCAAAGGGTCATGCCGTGCCCGCGGTCTGCAGGAACAGCGTCTCCACCTGCTGCGCGACCTGCTGCCAGTCGAGTTGGGCCACCTGCGTGCGCGCCAGCAGGCTGGCTTGCCCGATGCGTTCGGAGTCCTGCGCCAGGCTGGCGGCGATGGCGGGATAGGCGTCGTCCTCGCCCAACGGCACCAGCCAGCCGTTCGCGCCGTGGCGCACCCAATCGGCTGCCGCGGCGGTGTCGAAGGCCAGCACCGGCAGGCCGCTGGCCAGCGCCTCGACGGTCACGTTGCCGAAGGTCTCGGTGAGGCTGGGGAACAGGAACAGGTCCGCCGATGCGTAGTGCTCGGCCAGCGCTTCCTGCCGTTGCGTGCCGGCGAACACCGCCGACGGACAACGCTGGCGCAGGCTCTCGCGCAGGGGGCCATCGCCGACGAAGACCAGCTTCACGTCGGGGTGGACCGCGCGCATGGCCTCGAAGGCGCGCAGCACCATGTCCAGGTTCTTCTCGGGCGCCAGGCGGCCGACCGCCAGCAGCACCAGGCTGTTGGGCGAAGCGCCCCACTGCGCGCGCAGATCGGCGCTGCGCCGCTCGGGCCGGAACAGCTGCGTGTCCACGCCGCGGGCGACCACGTGCACATCGCGAAAACCGCCGGCCAGCAACTCGGCGCGCAAGGCTTGTGTGGGCACCATGGTAAGCCGCGTGAGGTTGTGGAACTTGCGCAGGTAGGCCACGATGGGTTTGCGCAACCAGCCCAGGCCGTAGTGTTGGCTGTAGGCGTGGAAGTTGGTGCGAAAGTCGGACGTGACCGGCAGGCGCAAGCGGCGCGCGGCCTGCAGTGCGGACCAGCCCAGCGGGCCTTCGGTGGCAATGTGCACCAGGTCCGGCCGCTTGAGCGTCCAGGCCTGCACCAGCGCGCGCTTGCCCGGCAGACCGAGCTTGAGTTCGGGGTAGCGCGGGATCGGCATGCCGCGCATGAGCATTTCTTCAAAGCCGCTGTCGCGGCTGGCCTGGTCGGCCTGCGTCTGGCGCGGCCGGATCAACTGCACCTGGTGGTTGCGCGCGCACAGGCCCTGCACCAGGCGCGACAGCGTGAGCGACACGCCATTGATTTCAGGTGGCCAGGTCTCGGTCACCACCGACAGGCGCAGCGACGGCCGGTTGGCGGGAAACTCCTCCAGCACGATCTGGTCCGATTGCAGGATTGTCATGCGGCCATCTTCAGCAGCCATTGCAACAGCCAGATGACAGCGCGCACCTGTCACCGGGTTTTCACACACCCCCACCAACATGACACGCGTTTGATGCGCCCCCTTCCCCCCACCGGAGCACCCCTTGAACGCATTCTTCAAAGCCCTTGCCGTCCAGCGCTGGGACGACCACCGCTACTACCACCACAGCCGCATCAACCAGACGTTGCACCTGATCAGCGCGCTGAGCTTCGTGACCGCCTACGCGCTGCTGTGGACCGACCCGGTGCTGGCCGCGCTGGTGGCCTGGCTGATCTCGATGACCAGCCGACAGGCCGGTCATTTCTTCTTCGAGCCCAAGGGCTACGACCACGTGAACCAGGCCACGCACGAACACAAGGAAGACATCAAGGTCGGCTACAACCTGCGCCGCAAGGTGGTGCTGATGGCCCTGTGGGCCGGCACGCCGCTGCTGGTGTGGGCGCAACCCGGGGTGTTCGGCCTGTTCGAGGCACACACCACCGGCACCGAATTCATCCGCCAGGTCGGCACGCTGTGGCTGGGGCTGGGCGTGGGTGGCTTGCTGTTTCGCACCGTGCACCTGTTCTTCATTGCCGACGTGCGCACCGGCCTGGTGTGGATGACCAAGATCCTCACCGACCCGTTCCACGACATCATGCTGTACCACAAGGCCCCGTTCTACCTGCTGCGGGGCCAGCTGATCGACCCCGGTGTCGCTCAGCGCAGCTGAGCCAGCATCTCCCGCAGCAACTGCCGCCGGATCGCCTTGCGCGTGAGTTGCGGCGAGGCCCACCACCAGCCCTGCGCCTGCATGTCCTTCGCGGCGGCCACGCAACGGCGCAACACCTCTTCGAACTCGTCGTCGTGCAGGTTCAGGCCGAAGATCAGCCGACCGGTGCCCACCCAGCTCAGCGCCAGGCCGTGCCAGCGCAGAAAGAATTGGTACATCCAGTGATAGCGACCGGGCTGCGTGTAGTTCAGCGTCCAGATGCTTTGCAGATTCGCCGCGCGCACCGGGAATCCGTGTTCGGACATCGCGTCGTTGAAGCGCTGCGCGCGGGCATTCCAGACCGCGTCCTGGTCCACGTACAGCGCCTGCAGGGACGGCGTCTCCCACTGGCGCAAGAACGCGTTCATGCCGCCCATCACGTAGGGGTGCGCATTGAAGGTGCCGCGCGCGAAGCACACGTCGGCCGGGCGCTCGGGGCGAAAGCGTTGCATCAGGTCGGCGCGGCCGCAGACCACGCCCACGGGAAAACCACCGGCCAGGGTCTTTCCGTAGGTGACGAGGTCGGCGCGCACGCCGAAGTATTCCTGCGCCCCGCCCGGAGCCAGACGGAAGCCGAGAAACACCTCGTCGAAGATCAGCACGATGCCGCGCTCGGTGCACACCTGGCGCAGCTGTCGCAACCACGCGGTGTAGGCCGCGCGGTCGTAGCCCGCAACGCGGCTGCCGTCGACCAGGGTGGAGTCGCCCGGCGCATTGCGGTTGGGATGAAGGGCCTGCAGCGGATTCACCAGCACGCATGCGATGTCGCGCCGCGTGCGCAGCACGGCCAGGCTCTTCTCGTCCATGTCCTTGAGCGTGTAGGTCTCGCGCGGTGGCAGCGGGTTGCCCGGGCCGGGCTGCACGTCTTCCCACCAGCCGTGGTACGCGCCACAGAAGCGCACCAGGTGTTTGCGCCGCGTGTGGTAGCGCGCCAGGCGCACGGCCTGCATCACCGCTTCGGTGCCCGACATGTGGAAGGACACCTGGTCCTGGCCCGAGATCGCTTTCAGGCGCGCGATGTTGTCGGCCACGCAAGGGTGGTAGGCACCGAGCACCGGCCCCAGCGACGCGCCGATCTGCGCGCCCTCGGTCATGCAAGCCTTGTAGAAGTCCGCGCCGAACACGTTCACACCGTAGGACCCGGTGAGATCGATGAAGGTGTTGCCGTCCAGGTCGGTCACGGTGTTGCCCTGTGCGGATTGCACGAAGGCCCCGACCGGGAGGTGCTCGCGCAGATACGGGCTGAACGGGAACGGCACGCGGTAGCGGCCGGTGAACTGCAAGTCCGCCAGCCCCTTGCGGGCTTCGGCGGTCAGTGCCAGGCTCTTCGCGTAGCGCTGGGCAAAGCCGGACGCCAGCATCTCCAGCGAGTGCCGGCGCCGCAAAGCCACGTCGACTGGCGCACCGTCGGCATCGAAGAAGCGGTCATCGGCGTAGGCATAACCCGGCAGCCAGGTGGCCAGGCGCTTGGCCATGCGCGAATGGCCGGCCAGCGACCGGTGCTTGGCGCGCGAGAGCTGCAGCCGCTGCCGCAGGTACGGCAGGGCCAGCACCAGCGAGCCCAGTGGCAAGGCATAGGAAAGGTAGGACATGTGGCAAGCGCTCCAGAGCGGTTGGTGTGTGTCGTTTGTAGGTCGCTCACATGACGCTCACATGAACATTGCAAGACAACTGCGGCGCATCGCGCTCAACGAAGACATCAACTTCCTGCTCACCAACCGCGTGCCGCGCGCGGCGCTCACGCGCTTCATGGGCTGGTTCAGCCGCATCAGGCATCCGTGGGTGCGGGGAGCGTCGATGGCGGTATGGCGCACCTTCACCGACCTGGACTTGAGCGAAGCCAGAAAGACCTCCTTCGAGAGCCTGCACGACTGCTTCGTGCGCGAACTCAAGCCCGGCATGCGCCCGATCGACCCACGTGCGGACGTGCTGGTCAGCCCCTGCGATGCGATCGTGGGCGCGTGCGGCCGCATCGGCGACGACCCGCTCGCGCAGGTGTTCCAGGCCAAGGGTTTTCCGTATCCGCTGGCCGACCTTCTGGACCACGACACGCGCGGACGCGCACTGCTCGGCACCTTGCGTGGCGGCCACTACGCCACCCTGCGACTGACCTCCAGCATGTACCACCGTTTTCACGCGCCCGGCGCCCTCACGCTGGAGCACGTGACCTACATCAGCGGCGACACCTGGAACGTGAACCCGATCGCCTTGAAGCGCATCGAGAAGCTGTTCTGCAAGAACGAGCGCGCGGTGCTGCACCTGCGACTGGCCGATGGCACGCCCTTGCTGCTCGTGCCGGTGGCTGCCATCCTGGTGGCAAGCATGCGGCTCAAGGCCGTGCCCGATGTGGCTTTGAATTTGCAGTACCGTGGCCCCAATCAAATCCCTTGCCAGGCTGCGTACCAGAAGGGCGAGGAAATGGGCTGGTTCGAACACGGCTCCACCATCCTCGTGTTCACACCGCCGGGCTTTGCCCTGTGTGACGGCATCGTGACAGGTCACCGCATTCGCATGGGCGAGGCCTTGATGTCACGCAGCGCGTAACTGTCATGAAAATTTCACGCGGCTTGCACATGATCCGCTGCATCCGTCACCAACGCCCCACGAAGGCAGCAGCAGCATGTCCAACCAGCCCTACTTCAACAACGAAGATTCCAACACCAGCGCCAACACCCACTTTGACAGCGTGCTCAGCGCGCGCCTGAGCCGGCGCAACCTGTTGCGCGGCTCGGCCTCGGTCGCCGGTGTGGGCGCACTCGGCAGCGCCGCCGCCCTGGGCGGTTGTGCCACGTTCTCGCCGGTGTCGCCGGTCAATACCCTGGGCTTCGCACCCGTGGCCAAGACCATGGCCGACCAGGTCAGCGTACCCGCCGGCTACACCGCGCGCGTGATCTGCGCCCTGGGCGATCCGTTGAACGCCGCCACGCCGGCCTACAAGAACGACGGCACCGACACCGACTTCGGCAACCGCGCTGGCGACCACCACGACGGCATCGAATGGTTCGGGCTGGACGCGTCGGGCCAAGCCTCCGACACCTTCTCCTCGCGCGGCCTGCTGGCCATGAACCACGAGGCCACCACCGACGAGAAGCTCAGCTCCTTCTTCATCCACGCCAACGGCGGCACTTCCACGCTGCCACGCCCCGCGGCCGAGATCGACAAGGAACTGATGATCCACGGCATCGCCGTCGTCGAAGTGCAGACCGATGGCAAGGCCTGGGCCGCCAAGCCGGGCTCGGCCTTCAACCGCCGTGTGACCACGATGACGCCGACGGTCATCCACGGCCCGGCGCGTGGCAGCGAACACCTGGTGACGAAGTACAGTGCCGACGGCACGCAGGCGCGCGGCACGCTCAACAACTGCGGCACCGGCCGCACGCCCTGGGGCACCTTCATCTCAGGCGAAGAGAACTGGTTCGGCTATTTCTTCCGCGATGCCAAGGACGACGACGCGCGCAAGAAGGACAAACAGGTGCAGGCCCTCAACCGCTACGGCCGCAAGGCCGGCGCGGCCAGCCGCCACGGCTGGGAGAGCGGCGGCGCGAGCGACACCTACGCGCGCTGGAACAACAGCGCCATCGGCGCCAGCGCGAAGGACGACTTCCGCAACGAGATGAACACCTTCGGCTATATCGTGGAGATCGATCCCTACGACAAGAGCCAGGCCTTGCGCAAGCGCTCGGCGCTCGGCCGCCTGGGACACGAGAACGCCACCTTCGCGCGCGTGTCCGCCGGTCAGCCGGTGGTGGCCTACATGGGCGACGATTCGCGGGGCGAATACATCTACAAGTTCGTCTCCGACGCGAAATGGGACACGGCCGACGCCAAGCCGGGCAACCGCCTGGCCGCGGGCGACAAGTACCTCGACAAGGGCACGCTGTACGTGGCGCGGTTCAAGGACGATGGCAGCGGCGAATGGATCAAGCTGTCGATGGACAACCCTGTGATCGCCAACAGCTCGTACTTCGAGTTCAAGAACGATGCCGACATCGCCATCTTCACGCGCCTGGCCGCCGACGCGGTGGGCGCGACCAAGATGGACCGCCCCGAATGGGCCGGTGTGAACCCGAAGAACGGCGAGGTCTACATCACGCTGACCAACAACAGCAACCGCACGCCCGCCAGCGCCGATGCGGCCAATCCGCGTTCGTACACGGATCTCAAAGCCGGCAAGGAACAGAAGGGCAACGTGAACGGCCACATCGTGCGCCTGGCCGAGAAGAACCCGGCCGATGCCGCCTTTCAGTGGGACATCTACCTGTTCGGCGCGCAAGCCGACGCCGACAGGTCGACCATCAACCTCTCCAACCTGAGCGACGAGAACGACCTCTCCTCCCCCGATGGCCTGGTGTTCAGCAAGGCCACTGGCGTGTGCTGGATCCAGACCGACGACGGCGCCTACACCGACACCACCAACTGCATGCTGCTCGCCGCGCTGCCCGGGCAGCGCGGCGACGGCGGCAGCAAGGCCTTGAAGCACGGCGAGCGCACGGTGACGACCCACGTGGGCAAACCACAGACGCCGGCCACGCTCAAGCGCTTCCTGGTCGGCCCGAAGGGCGCGGAAATCACCGGCATCACCGAAACGCCGGACGGCCGCGCGATCTTCGTGAACATCCAGCACGCCGGTGAGAACACCAAGATGGCCGACGTGAACGACCCGTCGAAGTTCGAGAGCCAGTGGCCATCGAACGCGGGTTACGGCGCGGGCCGGCGGCCACGTTCGGCCACCATCGTGATCACCAAGAACGACGGTGGTGTCATTGGGAGCTAACCCCCTGCGTCGCCTTCGGCGCCTCCCCCCTTGAAAGGGGGGCGACACCTGGGGCCGGCGGAGCCGGACCCTCGGTGTCTCTGGAAGGGCTGCCTCACTCGGTACCGATCACGCTTCGAGGGTGCTCCGCACTCAAGTGATCGGTGTTAGTTTGGCCACGCTGAGCGCCAGCCACTTGGTGCCGTGGCGCGTGAAGCTGACCTGCGCGCGCGCATCGTCGCCCGCGCCTTCCACCGCCAGCACCTTGCCCTCGCCGAACTTGTTGTGAAACACGGCAAGACCTGCGCGGATCTCGGTGCCGCGGTCGGGGTCGGGCGCCTTTTGGCCCAGGCCCTTGGGGTCGCCCTGCTCCTTGAAGCCGGGTGACCACGACGGCTGCAGCGCGGCCGGTGCGCCGTATGCACGCCGCCCGTTCTGCCACTGGCCACCACCGCCACCGCCCATGGGCGCGGACCAGGCCGGCTGCGGTGGCGTGAGCCACTTCAGGCAGGCCTCGGGCAGCTCGTCGAAGAAGCGGCTCTTGAGGTTGTAGCGCGTCTGGCCGTGCAGCATGCGCGTCTGCGAATGGCTCAGGTAGAGCCGCTTGCGCGCACGCGTGATCGCCACATACATCAGACGCCGCTCTTCCTCCAGGCTTTCGCGATCGTTCATCGAGTTCTCGTGCGGGAACAGGCCCTCTTCCATGCCGGTGATGAACACGCAATCGAATTCCAGGCCTTTGGCGGCGTGCACAGTCATGAGCTGCACGGCGTCCTGACCGGCTTGCGCCTGGTTGTCACCGGACTCGAGCGCGGCGTGGGTGAGGAACGCGGCGAGCGGACTCATGGTTTCGCCGGTTTCGGCATCGGGCGCGAGCGGTTCGTCCACCACCGGCAGGTTCGGGTCCAGCCCCTGGCTGGCCGGACTCTGCGTCAACGGCTGGCCCTTCGCGTCCACGGTGCGCGCCACCGCGTCGCGGCCAAAACCCTCGATGCCGACAAAGCTCTTGGCCGCGCTCACCAGTTCTTCCAGGTTTTCCACGCGGTCCTGCCCTTCGCGCTCTGCCCGGAAGTGCTCCAGCAACCCGCTGTGCTCGATCACCAGCTCGATGATCTCGCTCAGCGTCATGCCGTCGGAGCGTTCGCGCAGCACATCGAGCTTGGCCACGAAACCACCAATGGCCACACCCGCGCGGCCGGTGACCGCGCTCACCGCGTCGTGCAGCGAACAGCCCGAGGCGCGCGCCACGTCCTGCAACTGTTCGATGCTGCGCGCGCCAATGCCGCGCGGCGGAAAGTTCACCACGCGCAGAAAACTGGTGTCGTCGTGCGGGTTCTCCAGCAGGCGCAGGTAAGCCAGCGCGTGCTTGATTTCGGCGCGCTCGAAGAAGCGCAGGCCGCCGTACACGCGGTACGGCAGGCCGGCGTTGAACAAGGCCGTTTCCACCACACGGCTTTGCGCGTTGCTGCGGTAGAGCACGGCCATTTCGCTGCGCGGCACGTCTTCGCGCGCGAGCTGCTTCATCTCGTCGACCATCCACTGCGCTTCGGCGAAATCGCTGGTGGCTTCAAACACGCGCACCGGTTCACCCGCGCCCGCGTCGGTGCGCAGGTTCTTGCCCAGGCGCTTCGTGTTGTGGCTGATGAGCTCGTTGGCCGAGTCCAGGATGTTGCTCGCGCTGCGGTAGTTCTGCTCCAGCTTGATCTGGTGGCGCACGTGGAACTCGCGCACGAAGTCGGCCATGTTGCCCACACGCGCACCGCGAAAGGCGTAGATGCTCTGGTCGTCATCGCCCACTGCGAACACCGCGTTGCCCGACGACGGCAGGCCTTCGAGCGGTGGCGCACTGAACATCTTGATCCACGCGTACTGCAGGCGGTTGGTGTCCTGGAACTCGTCGATCAGGATGTGCCGGAAGCGCCGCTGGTAGTGCTCGCGCACCGGGTCGTTGTCGCGCAGCACCTCAAAACTGCGCAGCATGAGCTCACCGAAGTCGACCACGCCTTCGCGCTGGCACTGCTCTTCGTAGAGCCCGTACAGCTCGATCTTCTTGCGGGTTTCCTCATCGCGCGCTACCACGTCGCGCGGGCGCTGCCCGTCTTCCTTGCAGCCGCTGATGAAGTACTGCAGTTGCTTGGGCGGAAAGCGCTCGTCGTCGACGTTGAACTGTTTGCACAGCCGCTTGATGGCGGAGAGCTGGTCCTGCGTGTCCAGGATCTGGAAGGTGGCCGGCAGATTCGCCAGCTTGTGGTGCGCGCGCAAAAAGCGGTTGCACAAGCCGTGGAAGGTGCCGATCCACATGCCGCGAACGTTGATCGGCAACATCGCGGAGAGCCGCGTCATCATTTCCTTGGCGGCCTTGTTGGTGAAGGTCACGGCCAGGATGCCGCCGGGCGACACCTGCCCGGTCTGCAGCAGCCAGGCGATGCGCGTGGTGAGCACCCGCGTCTTGCCCGAACCGGCGCCGGCCAGAATGAGCGCGTGCTCGGGCGGCAGCGCCACGGCGGCGCCCTGTTCGGCATTGAGGCCCGCGAGCAGCGGGGACGGGGCAACGGGATCTTCAAACAGCATGGCGTCGATTGTAGAAAGCACGAGCGCGCGGTATGCGGATAGCCATATAGCGCTCATATGACAAGGCATACCCCATGGGCCAGGGGGGCATTGCGGGTGCGTCTAGAATCGGGCACCGGGCCCAAGCTTCTTGCGCCCGGTTTTTTTTGGCATGCTGCATGTGCCACCAAGACCGGCCAGACCAAGCGCTCACCTGTTCAACAACAGCTTTCTGGAGCTTGGTTTCTCATGGAAATTTTTGACTACGACAACATCCTGCTGCTGCCGCGCAAGTGCCGCGTGGAGAGCCGTTCGGAGTGCGACGCGAGCGTGGAGCTCGGTGGCCGCCAGTTCCGCCTGCCGGTGGTACCGGCCAACATGAAGACGGTGGTGGACGTGCCGATCTGCACGCAATTGGCCAAGGACGGGTATTTCTACGTCATGCACCGCTTCGACCTGGACAACGTGCAGTTCGTGCGCGACATGCACGCGGCTGGCGTGTTCGCCTCCATCTCGCTGGGCGTGAAGGCGCCCGACTACGCCACGGTGGACCAACTGGTGGCCGAAGGCCTGGTGCCCCAGTACATCACGATCGACATTGCGCACGGCCATGCGGACAGCGTGAAGAACATGATCGGCTACCTCAAGCAGAAGCTGCCCGCATCGTTCGTGATCGCGGGCAACGTGGCCACGCCGGAAGCGGTGATCGATCTGGAAAACTGGGGCGCGGACGCCACCAAGGTGGGCGTGGGCCCGGGCAAGGTCTGCATCACCAAGCTCAAGACCGGCTTTGGCACCGGCGGCTGGCAGCTCTCGGCGCTCAAGTGGTGCGCGCGCGTGGCGACCAAGCCCATCATTGCCGACGGCGGCATTCGCAGCCACGGCGACATCGCCAAGAGCATCCGTTTCGGCGCATCGATGGTGATGATCGGTTCGCTGTTCGCCGGCCACGAGGAGTCGCCGGGCCTGACCGTTGAAGAGAACGGCCAGCGCTTCAAGGAGTACTACGGCTCGGCCAGCGACTTCAACAAGGGCGAGTACAAGCACGTCGAAGGCAAGCGCATCCTGGAGCCGATCAAGGGCTCGCTGGCGCACACGCTGATCGAAATGGAGCAGGACGTGCAAAGCTCGATCAGCTATGCGGGCGGCACGAAGCTGATGGACATCCGCAAGGTGAACTACGTGATCCTGGGCGGGGACAACGCGGGAGAGCATCTGCTGATGTGAGGTTTTGGGGCCGCAACGCTGTGGTCTTTTTTGGCGCGGCGTTTCTTGTCTTGCCCGCACCTCGCGAGCGCGTGAGCGATGGGCGCTCTGCTCCGCGGGTGTCCCCCGCCGCCGGGAGGGCGGCTCCTCCTTCACCCCGCTGCGCAGAACGCCCATCGCTCACGCGCAGAAGGACCGCAGGCGTGCCTACGGACCGAGTGCCCACGAGGTCATCGGTGGCCATGGGGTGTGGCGCAGCGGGGCAAAGGAGGAGCACGGGGCGAAGCCCCGGGCGGGGGACACCCGCGGAGCCGCGCCCCGTGGCCGCCGATGACCGGAGCCTCCGGCCACAAAGCAAGCTCAGTCCAACAACAAGGACAACACCATCCGGTGCAAAGGCTGCGAAGGGTCCGCCAACGCATTGACGATGCTGAAGTGGTGCAAGCCCGGCAAGGCTTCGCTCACCGGCACCGCCCGCGTTCCCCAGGCCTGCTGGATCAGGCGGTTCTGGCGCAGGAACTCGCTGCTCTCCAACGCGCCCACCACCGCCGACAAGCGCCCCCGATCGCGCTCGCGCTGCGGCGGCGCGGGCAACCACGCCGGGCTGGCCATCTTCACCTGCTCATCGGTCAGATGCAGCGCAGCCTGCAACGAAGGTGTGTGCTGGATCGGCTCCAGATCGAACAACCCGGACATCGCCAGCGCATTTTTCACCAGGGAGGCCGGCAGATCGTCGCCCACCTGGGTCCAGTCGCACGCCGCCATCATGGCCGTGAGGTGGCCTCCCGCCGAATGCCCCACCACCGTGATGCGATCCCGATCGCCCCCGTGCGCACCGATGTGCCGGTACACCCAGGCCAGCGCCTTCACCATCTGCAAGGTGATCTCCGGCACCGTCACCGCCGGACACAACGCGTAGTTCGGCACCACCACGCACGCGCCCTGCTGCACGAACGGCGGAGCGACGAACGAATGGTCCGCCTTGTCCAGGCTGCGCCACCAACCGCCATGGATGAACACCAGCACCGGCGCAGGCGGTGAACCCGGCTTGCGCGGCGCGGGGAACACGTCCAGCGTCTCACCCGCGCCGTGGCCGTAGCGCACATCGATCAACACGGGGCCTTGGGCACGCGCCTGGGCCGAGTC
The sequence above is a segment of the Hydrogenophaga sp. BPS33 genome. Coding sequences within it:
- a CDS encoding alpha/beta hydrolase encodes the protein MKNTPRFDPAWLEREHNNRARVPESAAIFERWAHDSAQARAQGPVLIDVRYGHGAGETLDVFPAPRKPGSPPAPVLVFIHGGWWRSLDKADHSFVAPPFVQQGACVVVPNYALCPAVTVPEITLQMVKALAWVYRHIGAHGGDRDRITVVGHSAGGHLTAMMAACDWTQVGDDLPASLVKNALAMSGLFDLEPIQHTPSLQAALHLTDEQVKMASPAWLPAPPQRERDRGRLSAVVGALESSEFLRQNRLIQQAWGTRAVPVSEALPGLHHFSIVNALADPSQPLHRMVLSLLLD
- a CDS encoding GMP reductase, which encodes MEIFDYDNILLLPRKCRVESRSECDASVELGGRQFRLPVVPANMKTVVDVPICTQLAKDGYFYVMHRFDLDNVQFVRDMHAAGVFASISLGVKAPDYATVDQLVAEGLVPQYITIDIAHGHADSVKNMIGYLKQKLPASFVIAGNVATPEAVIDLENWGADATKVGVGPGKVCITKLKTGFGTGGWQLSALKWCARVATKPIIADGGIRSHGDIAKSIRFGASMVMIGSLFAGHEESPGLTVEENGQRFKEYYGSASDFNKGEYKHVEGKRILEPIKGSLAHTLIEMEQDVQSSISYAGGTKLMDIRKVNYVILGGDNAGEHLLM
- a CDS encoding UvrD-helicase domain-containing protein, encoding MLFEDPVAPSPLLAGLNAEQGAAVALPPEHALILAGAGSGKTRVLTTRIAWLLQTGQVSPGGILAVTFTNKAAKEMMTRLSAMLPINVRGMWIGTFHGLCNRFLRAHHKLANLPATFQILDTQDQLSAIKRLCKQFNVDDERFPPKQLQYFISGCKEDGQRPRDVVARDEETRKKIELYGLYEEQCQREGVVDFGELMLRSFEVLRDNDPVREHYQRRFRHILIDEFQDTNRLQYAWIKMFSAPPLEGLPSSGNAVFAVGDDDQSIYAFRGARVGNMADFVREFHVRHQIKLEQNYRSASNILDSANELISHNTKRLGKNLRTDAGAGEPVRVFEATSDFAEAQWMVDEMKQLAREDVPRSEMAVLYRSNAQSRVVETALFNAGLPYRVYGGLRFFERAEIKHALAYLRLLENPHDDTSFLRVVNFPPRGIGARSIEQLQDVARASGCSLHDAVSAVTGRAGVAIGGFVAKLDVLRERSDGMTLSEIIELVIEHSGLLEHFRAEREGQDRVENLEELVSAAKSFVGIEGFGRDAVARTVDAKGQPLTQSPASQGLDPNLPVVDEPLAPDAETGETMSPLAAFLTHAALESGDNQAQAGQDAVQLMTVHAAKGLEFDCVFITGMEEGLFPHENSMNDRESLEEERRLMYVAITRARKRLYLSHSQTRMLHGQTRYNLKSRFFDELPEACLKWLTPPQPAWSAPMGGGGGGQWQNGRRAYGAPAALQPSWSPGFKEQGDPKGLGQKAPDPDRGTEIRAGLAVFHNKFGEGKVLAVEGAGDDARAQVSFTRHGTKWLALSVAKLTPIT